A window of Planctomycetaceae bacterium contains these coding sequences:
- a CDS encoding protein kinase encodes MSQPVPPTNQPPETGGSPSTNATNQHFVAQHPDENSLKSAPADCRADSTFELEIQNQAQSGNPDQTTDADLVGLMESRDWFQSDQASERTYVAGRSPAGKAHDPVSERTRAILSELNLYATPGDRFDLQEQIAEGGMGIVWRAWDKLVGRPVAVKLLKEDFIGTDLLVRRFLAEARISGLLEHQGTIPVHAIGLLNDRQPFIAMRLIEGRSLQSLLDGRSCGSQDQMRFLKIFERICHAMAYAHDHHIIHRDLKPDNIIVGDYGIVKVTDWGLAKRLNYPGDLRYDFGRDPAEIPDSHSNPESDAQIGMLSGAETSWGTVFGTLAYLPPEQAQGKTDQVDKRADVFSLAAILCEILTGSPPYCGNEPAELYRRAARADLSDAFERLNRCSADNGLIQLAIKCLSPEPTDRCRNAGELAGRLTECLEADIRRSERDLVRFFDLSLDLFCIAGLNGYMRRVNVNFTRILGYTETTLLTLPFMHYVHPDDHQPTEQAMRTLGEGRPVVRFCNRYRHQDGHYILLEWTARSVPEEGLIYAAARKIETAEDAVFCS; translated from the coding sequence ATGAGCCAGCCTGTCCCCCCCACTAACCAGCCCCCCGAAACCGGCGGCAGCCCCTCCACAAATGCGACCAACCAGCACTTCGTTGCGCAGCACCCGGATGAGAACTCATTGAAATCAGCACCGGCAGACTGCCGAGCCGATTCAACATTCGAACTGGAAATCCAGAACCAGGCACAGTCCGGCAACCCGGATCAGACTACCGACGCAGATTTGGTCGGCCTGATGGAATCACGCGACTGGTTCCAGTCAGATCAGGCTTCAGAACGAACATATGTTGCCGGGCGATCGCCGGCCGGAAAAGCGCACGATCCCGTTTCAGAACGAACCAGAGCCATTCTGAGCGAACTCAACCTGTATGCAACACCGGGGGATCGATTCGACCTTCAGGAGCAAATTGCCGAAGGTGGTATGGGAATTGTCTGGCGTGCCTGGGATAAGCTTGTCGGCAGACCGGTGGCTGTCAAGCTGCTCAAGGAAGACTTCATTGGAACCGATTTACTGGTTCGTCGATTTCTTGCCGAAGCAAGAATCAGTGGATTGCTGGAGCATCAGGGAACCATCCCGGTGCACGCGATTGGTCTGCTGAACGACCGTCAGCCATTTATTGCGATGCGTCTGATCGAAGGCCGTTCGCTTCAGAGTCTGTTAGATGGACGCAGTTGTGGTTCACAGGATCAAATGCGATTCCTGAAGATCTTCGAACGCATCTGCCACGCGATGGCCTACGCGCACGATCACCATATCATCCATCGCGATCTGAAACCAGACAACATCATCGTTGGTGACTACGGCATCGTCAAAGTCACAGACTGGGGACTCGCCAAGCGACTCAACTACCCTGGCGATCTGCGCTACGACTTTGGCCGTGATCCCGCAGAAATCCCGGACTCGCACTCGAACCCCGAATCTGACGCTCAGATCGGAATGCTGAGCGGAGCTGAAACTTCCTGGGGGACCGTCTTCGGAACACTGGCCTATCTACCGCCCGAACAGGCTCAGGGGAAAACGGATCAGGTCGACAAGCGTGCCGATGTGTTCAGCCTGGCCGCCATTCTTTGCGAAATTCTGACAGGCTCTCCGCCCTATTGCGGAAATGAACCAGCCGAATTGTATCGTCGAGCTGCCAGGGCAGACCTTTCGGACGCATTCGAAAGACTCAATCGCTGCTCAGCAGACAACGGATTGATTCAACTTGCCATCAAGTGCCTTTCCCCCGAACCCACGGATCGATGCCGCAATGCAGGAGAACTGGCAGGAAGGCTGACCGAGTGCCTTGAAGCGGATATTCGCCGGAGCGAACGCGACCTGGTCCGTTTCTTCGACTTATCTCTCGATCTGTTCTGTATCGCGGGTCTCAACGGCTACATGCGCCGCGTTAACGTCAACTTCACTCGCATTCTTGGGTACACCGAAACAACCCTGTTGACTCTGCCATTCATGCATTACGTCCACCCCGATGATCATCAACCAACAGAACAGGCAATGCGCACGCTCGGAGAAGGGCGCCCTGTGGTGCGGTTCTGCAATCGATATCGTCACCAGGATGGCCACTATATTCTGCTGGAATGGACCGCTCGATCGGTTCCGGAAGAAGGCCTGATCTACGCGGCCGCTCGAAAGATCGAGACCGCTGAGGATGCAGTGTTCTGTTCGTAG
- a CDS encoding tetratricopeptide repeat protein, with the protein MDEREKAAQQWFRKGTEAMNHQNWDFAIECFSNSVKLSPGNVMYRQTKHGCIRKLYNDNGTGARMGTMKLMGPRGKIKKCRMQKDWKGVDAAAEEGLLVNPWDSGLFYDMGDANIELDQPEIAKYALAKSVELDPQNTDYLKKLGYLLRDRRDYSPAISCFQRILTINKTDTEARTMLNKLQAESAMDRGGYENAENTRDVKQEQPQQPVNAYEEDRRARKGQTGQAAPGESVEADLQHAIRKAPDDLNNYLKLAEHYRTARDLRKAQDILTKAVEVSNNNEDIAEILEDVQLAMLRNDLAVAEDRARKNPSKERIVEKAKTLKEELIAREKDIFERRIVRHPNDMPMMYQQAERYKHYKEWSKAIPLLQKAASDNRVKTDALVSLGYCFLRDGKADLGRRQLERALEGLSEKDKPDAFRQAHYWLGRIYEQARKTEQAEHHYHEILGVDYNYRDVLQRLESLQGGEASDTQDE; encoded by the coding sequence ATGGACGAGCGAGAAAAAGCAGCTCAGCAGTGGTTCCGAAAAGGGACCGAAGCAATGAATCACCAGAACTGGGACTTTGCAATTGAATGCTTCAGCAACAGCGTCAAGCTGTCGCCCGGAAACGTGATGTATCGCCAGACGAAACACGGATGTATTCGAAAGCTGTACAACGACAACGGTACGGGTGCTCGCATGGGCACAATGAAATTGATGGGGCCGCGTGGCAAGATCAAGAAATGCCGAATGCAAAAAGACTGGAAGGGAGTAGACGCCGCAGCCGAAGAAGGTCTGCTGGTGAACCCATGGGACTCCGGACTGTTCTACGACATGGGCGACGCCAATATTGAACTGGATCAACCGGAGATAGCCAAATACGCCCTTGCAAAATCGGTGGAACTGGATCCGCAGAACACAGACTATCTGAAGAAACTGGGTTACCTGCTTCGCGATCGACGCGACTATTCGCCCGCCATTTCATGCTTTCAGCGAATACTGACGATCAATAAAACGGATACCGAAGCGCGGACGATGCTCAACAAGCTGCAGGCAGAATCTGCAATGGATCGCGGCGGGTACGAAAACGCCGAAAACACGCGTGACGTGAAACAGGAGCAACCCCAGCAACCTGTGAATGCCTACGAGGAAGATCGACGGGCTCGAAAAGGCCAGACCGGACAGGCAGCTCCCGGTGAATCTGTGGAAGCCGACCTGCAGCATGCCATCCGAAAAGCTCCCGATGATCTGAACAACTATCTGAAACTGGCCGAACACTATCGAACAGCACGCGACCTTCGTAAGGCACAGGATATCCTGACGAAGGCAGTCGAAGTCTCCAACAATAACGAAGACATTGCTGAAATTCTTGAAGACGTTCAGCTGGCGATGCTGAGAAACGATCTGGCCGTTGCAGAAGATCGTGCTCGCAAGAATCCATCCAAAGAACGCATCGTCGAAAAAGCAAAAACACTGAAAGAAGAACTCATCGCGCGAGAAAAGGATATCTTTGAACGTCGCATCGTTCGTCACCCAAACGATATGCCGATGATGTATCAGCAGGCCGAACGCTATAAACATTACAAGGAATGGTCGAAGGCAATACCGCTGCTGCAAAAGGCGGCTTCCGACAATCGTGTTAAGACAGACGCTCTGGTGTCACTTGGTTACTGCTTTCTTCGCGATGGCAAGGCGGACCTGGGACGCCGACAACTCGAACGTGCCCTGGAAGGCCTCAGCGAAAAAGATAAGCCAGATGCGTTTCGACAGGCACATTACTGGCTGGGACGTATCTACGAACAAGCCAGAAAGACGGAACAGGCTGAGCACCATTACCACGAGATTCTGGGCGTCGATTACAACTATCGCGACGTTCTGCAGAGACTGGAATCTCTGCAGGGCGGCGAAGCGTCCGATACTCAGGACGAATAA
- a CDS encoding protein kinase: MRSPSEKLIRVLSDSGLCSARELADCEPFVAQLSRDLPDFDSVWLDALVQRRLLTPWQAQQIQTGLLNTVTVGHLICLDQSGRNSFVAADRGVRVFYHLHRISNPVRPTTHPAPHPSAKPNAKCNWDASGGEVDRQTAAPVARICDLVRSVAGKASQAPGSLILPQVTIDAEDGSGSAWVVSEYATGWSLEELLIRGGRFPWPVVAEIGRELLSALEWLETQQMRHGEIVLRNVRITTGGRVVLTDAFLRRHLTPFVTLSDQLTLRDCDGISPEQIGSGRPADVRSELYALGCLLWQCLTSRPVVLNADPVTRLRKLGEHDVIDVRTWVPDCPEWMAHSIMAMTRRSPELRPAVVSDVLKLWRHRVKSGLSQCRVIARKMPDCSGKHQPPVRRRRLEPWTAIPARSVIPSAENSGETAGGRATVTMPSTHRGPGLKNNAVDSINHANDPSATKSAVKITSTTVRKSPPRRAIRRTPRWPALAVVAAVLLMMLTAFQEFGLTTQPLFFGPTADAIALSDGTPVPDEDVFPMSADAGEAARMLDGSPESPQSNWLWPLPPLDASGTIQLVAGRHYLASDISSAGLVQIETPNVTNESAPVLTTRVLPAIVYVPPGRHWSVSADQVMMRGIQIQGISARSVSQYRVAGTTGSQPIPSPLPLTGSQAALLAANTSLLVLEQCWLSGDENPKEWSCVSWTAPKSANGISDLNDAEVSTGPQSTELLLRDVAITGAGYGIRLQQPPTRLQLDNVLLRTNVSGIRCDVSDPDGESLPISMNRVTQRTGASLLDVVVRIERQRTLSDEESGNGDDNDSQHSDSQTLDALHGRRHGRRIRSDTAGFGNSSRLSAVMAG, encoded by the coding sequence ATGCGTTCACCGTCTGAAAAACTTATTCGTGTGCTGTCTGATTCCGGCCTCTGTTCTGCCCGGGAACTGGCGGATTGTGAGCCATTTGTTGCTCAACTCAGCCGCGACCTGCCCGATTTTGACAGCGTCTGGCTGGATGCACTGGTTCAGCGAAGACTACTGACCCCCTGGCAGGCTCAGCAGATCCAAACCGGCCTGTTAAACACCGTGACCGTCGGCCATTTGATTTGCCTCGATCAATCCGGACGCAATTCCTTTGTGGCTGCTGATCGAGGTGTCCGGGTCTTCTATCATCTGCATCGGATTTCAAATCCAGTGCGTCCGACAACCCACCCGGCACCGCATCCATCAGCGAAACCCAACGCCAAATGTAACTGGGACGCTTCGGGAGGAGAGGTCGATCGACAAACGGCAGCCCCTGTTGCCAGGATTTGCGACCTTGTCCGTTCTGTGGCCGGCAAGGCTTCTCAGGCGCCAGGATCGCTGATCCTTCCACAGGTCACGATCGACGCAGAGGATGGCAGCGGAAGCGCGTGGGTAGTCAGCGAATATGCAACCGGATGGTCGCTTGAAGAACTACTGATCCGAGGTGGTCGATTTCCATGGCCGGTGGTGGCAGAAATCGGACGTGAACTGCTGAGTGCACTTGAATGGCTCGAAACACAGCAAATGCGACACGGTGAGATCGTCCTGAGGAATGTTCGAATCACCACCGGAGGCCGGGTCGTGCTGACAGACGCATTTCTTCGACGACACCTCACCCCTTTTGTAACGCTGAGCGATCAGTTGACGCTTCGAGACTGCGACGGAATTTCTCCCGAACAAATCGGCTCCGGTCGCCCGGCAGATGTACGCAGCGAGCTTTATGCTTTGGGCTGCCTGCTGTGGCAATGTCTGACATCCCGGCCAGTCGTCCTGAATGCCGATCCCGTGACACGCCTGCGAAAGCTGGGGGAACACGATGTAATTGACGTCCGGACGTGGGTTCCCGACTGCCCCGAATGGATGGCGCACAGCATCATGGCAATGACGCGGCGTTCTCCTGAATTACGCCCCGCAGTGGTCAGTGATGTCCTGAAGCTTTGGCGACATCGCGTTAAGTCAGGCCTCAGCCAGTGTCGCGTGATTGCCAGAAAAATGCCCGATTGTTCCGGCAAACACCAGCCACCTGTGCGACGTCGACGACTGGAACCATGGACCGCAATTCCAGCGCGGTCGGTCATTCCTTCGGCTGAAAACAGTGGAGAAACAGCTGGTGGTCGTGCCACTGTAACGATGCCGTCAACACACCGTGGTCCCGGACTAAAAAACAATGCCGTTGATTCGATCAATCATGCCAATGATCCATCAGCAACAAAGTCGGCGGTGAAAATCACTTCGACAACCGTTCGAAAGTCACCTCCGCGTCGAGCTATCCGGCGCACTCCGCGCTGGCCAGCGCTCGCCGTGGTCGCTGCGGTGCTGTTGATGATGCTGACAGCGTTTCAGGAATTTGGATTGACGACCCAGCCCTTGTTCTTCGGTCCAACGGCGGATGCAATTGCGCTGTCCGACGGAACGCCAGTGCCTGACGAAGACGTGTTTCCAATGTCCGCCGACGCTGGAGAGGCTGCGAGAATGCTTGACGGCTCGCCGGAATCTCCCCAATCCAACTGGCTTTGGCCGCTTCCACCACTTGATGCATCGGGAACAATCCAACTGGTTGCCGGTCGACACTATCTGGCATCTGACATCTCCAGCGCGGGCCTTGTGCAGATTGAGACTCCCAATGTCACCAATGAATCTGCGCCAGTTTTGACAACGCGCGTTCTCCCTGCCATTGTCTATGTTCCGCCCGGACGTCACTGGTCGGTGTCTGCCGATCAGGTGATGATGCGTGGAATACAAATTCAAGGCATATCTGCGCGGTCAGTCTCGCAATATCGCGTCGCCGGAACAACAGGGTCTCAGCCGATTCCATCTCCATTACCCTTAACGGGTTCGCAGGCCGCATTGCTCGCGGCCAATACGTCGCTTCTGGTGCTTGAACAGTGCTGGCTGAGTGGCGATGAGAATCCAAAAGAATGGTCATGCGTGTCCTGGACAGCGCCAAAGTCGGCAAACGGCATCAGCGATCTGAATGATGCCGAAGTATCGACGGGGCCACAGTCAACAGAGTTGCTGCTTCGTGATGTCGCTATCACCGGAGCGGGTTATGGAATTCGTCTTCAACAGCCGCCCACCCGCTTACAACTTGACAATGTCCTGCTCAGGACAAACGTTTCCGGAATTCGCTGCGATGTCAGTGACCCTGACGGCGAATCACTTCCGATCAGCATGAATCGAGTGACCCAGCGAACAGGCGCGAGTCTGTTGGATGTCGTCGTTCGAATCGAACGTCAGAGAACTCTATCCGATGAAGAATCAGGCAACGGCGATGACAACGACAGCCAGCATTCGGATAGTCAGACTCTGGACGCTCTTCACGGTCGCCGTCACGGGCGGAGAATCCGTTCTGACACCGCAGGTTTCGGTAATTCGTCTCGCTTGTCCGCAGTCATGGCCGGTTAA
- a CDS encoding FHA domain-containing protein gives MPLLILQSEVFPGGRLVLAPVDLPLTVGRSHRADVAIPDLLLSRIHAEFRLHENGQFEIVDNESTNLTIVNDQDIAHAFLKSGDRILLGETEFVVTVDHSADHPVPAENPHEKTTRELSAVRVRPDSAAQDRSV, from the coding sequence ATGCCTCTATTAATTCTGCAATCTGAAGTTTTCCCAGGCGGTCGTCTGGTCCTTGCTCCAGTGGATCTTCCGTTGACTGTCGGCCGCAGCCATCGAGCCGACGTCGCCATTCCCGATCTGCTTCTGAGTCGCATCCACGCAGAATTCCGGCTCCATGAGAACGGACAGTTTGAGATTGTTGATAACGAATCAACAAATCTGACCATCGTGAACGATCAGGACATCGCGCACGCCTTCCTGAAGTCCGGCGATCGAATTCTGCTTGGCGAGACGGAATTCGTTGTCACAGTCGACCATTCCGCCGACCATCCCGTACCGGCAGAAAATCCGCACGAAAAGACCACCCGCGAACTGTCGGCTGTTCGTGTCAGGCCCGATTCCGCAGCCCAGGACCGGTCCGTCTGA
- a CDS encoding GGDEF domain-containing protein, whose product MALNLQDILESESLPTLPEVARRVLEIAQQPEPDMEELIAVVKADPAISARILKTANSALFGVRYRAASIESAIPLLGLNLVRMLVMGFALSAARTSRASTVKPWYQLLWKQSLFQAASAETLAHYVAGADPANWFLAGLLQDVGRLAMLSADENTYIMEVLSSLDDSKIEDLERSAFGFSHTDVSMQLCDRWMLGDEFVDAIATHHDTSDFVMAGDKGHPTLATALKTSAIVVDYFEKVVSDRSCNRQVLDQLLMLVFGIAPDEITETLADIDARATQIAAMFSVDIGSNRSLERILEDANELLFEIATQNQLRCLNIDPGSTDKSQWKDELTHVYGRSVLKAASTEYDRTIRQNLSSGVVFVDIDNFGSLNLHHGESLGDEALRRIASVVRQVIRPDDFVIRFGGDEFLIYLPNATPELVARISRRLHKRIAEIRLSCTEDILISASIGAIAVAADRKAGNLDLVTKEAQKATQKARSLGGNQCAVFLRTNGKLTPLQAAEPCIA is encoded by the coding sequence GTGGCGTTAAATCTGCAAGACATTCTGGAATCAGAATCGCTCCCGACGCTTCCTGAGGTCGCGCGACGCGTTCTTGAAATTGCGCAGCAGCCTGAACCGGACATGGAGGAGCTGATTGCCGTCGTGAAGGCAGATCCTGCGATTTCCGCCCGGATACTCAAGACGGCCAACTCCGCATTGTTTGGAGTTCGCTACAGGGCGGCATCCATCGAATCTGCAATCCCGCTGCTGGGACTGAATCTGGTTCGCATGCTGGTCATGGGTTTTGCCTTGTCAGCGGCCCGGACTTCGCGAGCTTCCACCGTGAAACCCTGGTATCAGTTATTGTGGAAGCAATCATTGTTTCAGGCTGCTTCGGCCGAAACACTGGCTCATTATGTCGCGGGAGCAGATCCTGCGAACTGGTTCCTAGCGGGCCTGCTTCAGGATGTAGGACGTCTGGCCATGTTGTCTGCTGACGAAAACACCTACATCATGGAAGTGTTGAGCTCGCTGGACGATTCGAAAATTGAGGATCTGGAACGATCGGCTTTCGGGTTCAGCCACACCGATGTCAGCATGCAGCTTTGCGACCGCTGGATGCTGGGCGACGAGTTTGTCGACGCCATCGCAACTCACCACGATACAAGCGACTTTGTCATGGCGGGTGATAAGGGTCATCCAACGCTGGCAACAGCGCTGAAAACATCTGCGATTGTCGTCGACTACTTCGAAAAGGTGGTGAGCGATCGATCCTGTAACCGCCAGGTGCTTGATCAGCTGTTGATGCTGGTTTTCGGAATTGCCCCGGACGAAATTACTGAAACGCTGGCCGACATCGATGCGCGCGCCACGCAGATTGCTGCGATGTTTTCGGTCGATATCGGAAGCAATCGATCTCTCGAACGCATCCTTGAAGATGCCAATGAATTGTTATTCGAAATTGCAACACAGAATCAGCTTCGGTGCCTGAACATCGATCCCGGCTCGACCGACAAATCGCAATGGAAAGATGAGCTAACGCATGTCTACGGGCGCAGTGTACTAAAAGCAGCCTCGACGGAGTACGATCGAACCATCCGTCAAAACCTCAGCTCCGGCGTTGTCTTTGTGGATATCGACAACTTCGGCAGCCTGAACCTGCATCACGGCGAATCACTCGGTGACGAAGCCCTGCGACGCATTGCTTCAGTTGTTCGCCAGGTCATTCGACCAGACGATTTCGTAATCCGATTTGGTGGTGATGAGTTTCTGATTTACCTTCCAAACGCAACGCCGGAACTTGTCGCGAGGATCTCTCGACGACTTCACAAACGCATTGCAGAGATTCGACTGTCCTGCACCGAAGATATTCTGATTTCGGCCAGCATTGGTGCCATAGCCGTAGCCGCGGACAGAAAAGCAGGGAACCTGGATCTGGTCACGAAAGAAGCACAGAAGGCCACGCAAAAAGCACGCAGCCTGGGTGGCAATCAATGCGCCGTATTCCTGCGAACGAATGGTAAGCTCACGCCGCTTCAGGCAGCGGAACCATGCATTGCGTAG
- a CDS encoding RluA family pseudouridine synthase: MTSPSSDDDHFLPPEPIEQPDGLCDDEAAESGDLSAVLSQAVEPLALTVEARAHGWRLDHYLSRLFANHSRAQLQKGIEAGSIKLNGLATRPSRRLRVNDRIWVQLPDAEESHIPPEDIPLDVLFEDDYLVVLNKAANMIVHPGKGNYGGTLAGALQFHFNQLSDVAGRHRPGIVHRLDRDTSGVILVAKDNQIHQKLSSQFERREVKKEYRAIVRGVPELDSDYIRTHVCVHPRVREKMMVCPEGGNAREAVTFYKTGETFLNRFALMELHPATGRTHQLRIHMLHIGTPIVADKLYMGQSSFCKSQVLGDGKTDGAVSSSAGSDEDVLIARQALHAYRLTIRHPVSGKEVQFEAPFPPDFERTLHWLRSVG; the protein is encoded by the coding sequence ATGACCAGCCCTTCGAGCGACGATGATCATTTCCTTCCGCCAGAGCCCATCGAACAACCCGATGGGCTCTGCGACGATGAAGCTGCTGAATCTGGCGATTTGTCGGCCGTGCTGTCTCAGGCCGTCGAACCACTGGCCTTAACGGTTGAGGCTCGTGCGCATGGATGGCGACTGGATCATTACCTCAGTCGCTTGTTCGCAAATCACAGTCGAGCGCAGTTGCAAAAGGGAATAGAAGCGGGATCGATCAAGCTCAACGGACTGGCCACGCGTCCCTCCAGACGCCTCCGCGTCAATGATCGTATTTGGGTGCAGTTGCCGGACGCAGAAGAAAGTCACATACCGCCCGAAGATATTCCGCTCGACGTCTTGTTCGAAGATGACTATTTGGTTGTCTTGAACAAAGCAGCCAACATGATCGTGCATCCGGGAAAAGGAAACTACGGTGGCACCCTTGCCGGCGCGCTGCAGTTTCATTTTAACCAGCTGAGCGACGTGGCAGGCCGTCATCGGCCGGGGATTGTGCATCGGCTGGATCGTGATACAAGTGGCGTGATCCTGGTTGCCAAAGACAATCAGATTCATCAGAAGCTCAGTTCGCAGTTCGAACGTCGGGAAGTGAAAAAAGAATATCGGGCGATTGTCCGTGGCGTCCCGGAACTGGATTCGGATTACATTCGAACGCACGTGTGTGTGCATCCACGGGTACGTGAAAAGATGATGGTTTGCCCGGAAGGTGGGAATGCTCGCGAAGCGGTCACGTTCTATAAAACAGGCGAAACATTTCTGAACCGATTTGCTCTGATGGAGTTGCACCCGGCGACAGGAAGAACCCATCAGTTACGAATTCACATGCTGCATATTGGTACTCCCATCGTTGCCGACAAGCTGTACATGGGGCAGTCGTCGTTCTGCAAATCGCAGGTTCTGGGCGACGGGAAGACAGATGGTGCGGTCAGCAGTTCGGCAGGCAGCGATGAAGACGTGTTGATTGCGAGACAGGCTTTACATGCCTATCGATTGACGATTCGGCATCCGGTGAGTGGAAAAGAGGTGCAGTTTGAAGCACCATTCCCACCAGACTTCGAACGAACTCTGCACTGGCTGAGATCGGTTGGCTGA
- a CDS encoding fumarylacetoacetate hydrolase family protein, whose protein sequence is MKLANIRLADGTPAIAAVHKDTVQPLDLSQVDNCHSLSDVLHSADPGGLARFLLKPGTHPIPFSEVQFLAPIDQQEVWAAGVTYKRSQVARMEESESGASHYDKVYSADRPELFFKGTLSRVSGPGQPVRVRHDSEWSVPEPEFTLVINPAGKIVGYTIGNDMSARDIEGENPLYLPQAKVYRQCAGLGPCVLLAEEPLDLPSVEIRLEISRNNAVVFEGATSLAQLNRKLDDLATWLYRENEFPKGAFLMTGTGIVPDDNFTLENGDRVDITVAGIGTLSNPVVKD, encoded by the coding sequence GTGAAACTTGCAAACATTCGTCTGGCGGATGGAACTCCGGCCATCGCCGCGGTTCATAAGGACACGGTTCAGCCGCTGGATCTTTCGCAGGTCGACAATTGCCATTCTTTGTCTGATGTACTGCATTCAGCGGATCCTGGCGGGCTTGCACGCTTTCTGCTGAAGCCGGGGACTCATCCCATTCCCTTCAGCGAGGTTCAGTTTCTGGCTCCGATTGATCAGCAGGAAGTCTGGGCTGCCGGCGTCACGTACAAGCGAAGCCAGGTGGCTCGAATGGAAGAGTCAGAATCCGGGGCTTCGCATTACGACAAGGTTTACTCCGCCGATCGTCCTGAACTCTTTTTCAAAGGCACCCTGTCGCGTGTTTCGGGCCCGGGTCAGCCTGTTCGGGTAAGGCACGACAGTGAATGGAGCGTGCCCGAGCCAGAGTTTACTCTGGTAATCAATCCGGCTGGAAAAATCGTGGGATACACCATCGGCAATGACATGTCGGCCCGAGATATTGAAGGGGAAAACCCGTTGTATCTTCCTCAGGCCAAGGTGTACCGACAATGTGCGGGTCTTGGGCCCTGTGTTCTGCTGGCCGAAGAGCCGCTGGATCTGCCTTCTGTAGAAATTCGTCTGGAAATCAGTCGCAACAACGCAGTTGTTTTCGAAGGGGCGACGTCACTGGCTCAACTCAACAGAAAGCTGGACGATCTTGCCACATGGCTTTATCGTGAAAATGAATTTCCGAAGGGCGCTTTCCTGATGACCGGTACAGGCATTGTTCCGGATGACAACTTCACTCTGGAGAACGGGGATCGCGTAGACATTACGGTTGCGGGCATCGGAACTCTCAGCAACCCGGTGGTAAAGGACTAA
- the panB gene encoding 3-methyl-2-oxobutanoate hydroxymethyltransferase, protein MTIRKMTVPAFRDAAASGRRLSMLTAYDAMWAGILDAAGVDSILVGDSLAMVVQGRNTTLPVTLDQMIYHGEMVVRATQRALVIVDMPFMSYQVSTAQAVENAGRIIKETGADAIKLEGGVIQADTIQAIGRAEIPVMAHVGMRPQAVRQLGGMGKVQRDEQQLLDDARAAEDAGAFGIVLELVPEDLARKITETISIPTIGIGAGPHCTGQVLVGPDMLGLTPNFKPRFLKHYGQLREAATAAVESYVREVQTGAFPDAEHSHR, encoded by the coding sequence ATGACCATCAGGAAAATGACAGTGCCGGCGTTTCGCGACGCTGCAGCCAGTGGTCGAAGGTTATCGATGCTGACAGCGTACGATGCCATGTGGGCCGGAATTCTGGATGCCGCGGGCGTTGACAGCATTCTGGTAGGTGACAGCCTGGCGATGGTCGTTCAGGGAAGAAACACCACACTGCCCGTGACTCTCGATCAGATGATCTATCATGGGGAAATGGTGGTCCGCGCAACGCAGCGAGCACTGGTGATTGTTGACATGCCTTTCATGTCATATCAGGTCAGCACCGCTCAGGCCGTGGAGAATGCCGGTCGAATCATCAAAGAGACCGGTGCGGATGCCATTAAACTGGAAGGGGGTGTTATCCAGGCCGACACCATTCAGGCAATTGGTCGAGCTGAAATTCCTGTCATGGCTCATGTGGGTATGCGTCCACAGGCCGTACGGCAGCTTGGCGGCATGGGAAAGGTGCAACGCGACGAACAGCAGCTTCTGGACGATGCCCGCGCTGCGGAAGATGCTGGTGCATTCGGGATTGTGCTTGAACTCGTCCCGGAAGATCTTGCCAGGAAGATTACGGAAACGATCAGTATTCCGACGATCGGCATCGGAGCCGGTCCTCATTGTACCGGTCAGGTGCTGGTGGGGCCCGACATGCTGGGGCTGACGCCGAACTTCAAGCCGCGATTTCTGAAGCACTACGGTCAGCTGCGTGAAGCCGCGACAGCTGCCGTGGAATCCTATGTTCGTGAAGTGCAGACCGGTGCGTTTCCGGATGCAGAACACTCACACCGATAA